The nucleotide sequence CTCGTCGAGCACCGAGCGCCCCGCCATCTCGCCGATGTCCTGGCGGAAGTAGCCGACGGTGGTGCGCCGGGGCACCGACACCGACCCCTCGTCGGGGAACTCCTCCCCCACGATGAGACGGAACAGCGTCGTCTTGCCGGACCCGTTGGGCCCGACCAGGCCGACCTTCTCGCCGGGGTTGAGCTGGAAGGACGTCTCCACGAACAGCAGCTGGCGGCCGTAGCTCTTGCTGATGTTGCCGAGCGCGATCACCGCAACGCCCCCATCACGGCGGCGATGAACTCCGACTTGCCGCGCGTGTACGCCGCGCGGTCGCGCGGGAACGCCGCCGCGAGCGCGATCTTGAGCCGCTCGTAGTCGCGGGCGACGTCGGGGTGGGCGATGAGGTGGTCGCGGAACAGGAGCCGGTCCCAGTGCTCGCGGAAGGAAGCCTCAACCATGTGGAGGTGGTGCGTACGGGCGCCGCTCTGCGGATCGCGCCTGATGAACCAGGCGTAGAACGGGGGGCCGTCGTCGCCGATGGTCGGGCGCCAGAAGTAGTCGTAGCCCTGCGATTCCAGCAGGGGCGCGACCAGGAGGCGCGTTGCCCGCAGGTCCGTCGTCTCGATCAGCATGTCCACGACAGGTTTGGCGGACAGCCCGGGCACCGCCGTGCTGCCGAAGTGCTCGACGCGCCGGACGAGGTCCGGCGGCAGACAGGACTGCAGGTGCTCCTTCTCGAGGCGGAAGAGCTCCGGCCAGCGCGGGTCGTAGGGCGCGATCGCGATGTCCTCGCCCGCGGCGCGCGCGACGCGTTCCTTGAAGGAATCCATCTCAGGACCGGCCGATCCCGACCGCGGCGCCGAGCCACGTGTCGTCGGTCAACTGGTCCAGCACGAACGCTGCCACGTCCGCGCGCGGCACGCGGACCGTTTCGAAGAAGCTGCCGACGCCGCGGCCGGCGCGGCGGTCGCCGCGCCCCGGTCCGTCCGTCAGCCCGCCGGGACGCACGATCACCCACGGCGTGCGGCCGGCCTCGATCAACCTCTCCTGCCGGGCCTTGTCCCAGAAGTAGAAGGGCAGCACGAAGGGGATGACCACCAGCGTGTAGGCGAGGCCGAGCCGCCCGGCGCTGTCGCCAACGCCGAGAGAGGTGACGCAGACGAAGCGGGGCACACCGTAGCCCTCCATCGCGCGCAGGAGGTTGCGGGTGCCCTCGGAGAGGACGCGCGAGGGCGGGAAGTAGCGCCGGTGTCCCAGCGCGCAGAGGACGGCGTCCTGGCCGCACACGGCCTCGTCGACGGCGGCGGGGTCCAGCACGTCCCCGACGACGACCCGCAGGTGCGGGTGGCTCAAGGTC is from bacterium and encodes:
- a CDS encoding ATP-binding cassette domain-containing protein yields the protein MIALGNISKSYGRQLLFVETSFQLNPGEKVGLVGPNGSGKTTLFRLIVGEEFPDEGSVSVPRRTTVGYFRQDIGEMAGRSVLDE
- a CDS encoding GrpB family protein — its product is MDSFKERVARAAGEDIAIAPYDPRWPELFRLEKEHLQSCLPPDLVRRVEHFGSTAVPGLSAKPVVDMLIETTDLRATRLLVAPLLESQGYDYFWRPTIGDDGPPFYAWFIRRDPQSGARTHHLHMVEASFREHWDRLLFRDHLIAHPDVARDYERLKIALAAAFPRDRAAYTRGKSEFIAAVMGALR
- a CDS encoding SDR family oxidoreductase translates to EVDVILLPLLVGYSLALTAGLSLKGVRSRTAIAGPVPAAPPRKVLIVGATGGTGRQLLEQALARDLEVTALVRDPRALTLSHPHLRVVVGDVLDPAAVDEAVCGQDAVLCALGHRRYFPPSRVLSEGTRNLLRAMEGYGVPRFVCVTSLGVGDSAGRLGLAYTLVVIPFVLPFYFWDKARQERLIEAGRTPWVIVRPGGLTDGPGRGDRRAGRGVGSFFETVRVPRADVAAFVLDQLTDDTWLGAAVGIGRS